One region of Flavobacterium sp. GSB-24 genomic DNA includes:
- a CDS encoding three component ABC system middle component: protein MATNKFLYNNEGVALVAILSVMSKMKTLEYSKVFLILPFLLNDNLVSFLKNKNAKVIGIQDLVSRRIGSFLNFNGSFKNFYALTFNAVCIAEELKFIKMESNSIIYLENSFDLQSDSLGSRAKNIVAASEKLQVILEIEAIELYSSLKIEL from the coding sequence ATGGCAACAAATAAATTTTTATATAATAATGAAGGAGTTGCCTTGGTGGCAATCTTGAGTGTAATGTCAAAAATGAAAACTCTTGAATACTCGAAAGTTTTTCTGATACTTCCATTTCTGTTAAACGATAATCTAGTGTCATTCCTGAAGAATAAGAATGCAAAGGTAATCGGAATTCAGGATTTAGTTTCACGCAGGATTGGAAGTTTTTTAAATTTCAATGGTTCATTCAAGAATTTTTATGCATTGACTTTCAATGCTGTCTGTATTGCAGAGGAGTTAAAATTTATAAAAATGGAATCGAATTCAATCATCTATCTCGAAAACAGCTTTGATCTGCAATCCGACTCTTTGGGATCTAGGGCTAAGAATATAGTGGCAGCTTCGGAAAAATTGCAGGTCATTTTAGAGATTGAAGCGATTGAATTATACTCATCATTAAAGATAGAATTATGA
- a CDS encoding dsDNA nuclease domain-containing protein — translation MSRKFQDQTAADKKEIGFHYQHYYALLQLLKLDPNESLSVEEKDDIVITSSNELKLLQLKHTLQTKTDGSAKNLSSKDYSLWHTIDNWMKLICDPEDGREDDLSQTAFIASTYFGLVTNKSKSDENVFLTNLDALREGTIDIGQFKENLRILIQPKKISKKKKGDDESPAEPVLNKSVSDFLEFKHLEQFLGRINVTLNEDDLIGQIQEYLKINLAVDNYEDAYFEIEGRLRTINYLTIKDNEKVVYSKEDFSKKILQPVLDKVRNSKFYKTTHERVLNPKLEDKIFAKQLLDLNVNLEDVIEYNHYMQICLANLKKWEERDNIILPEERELYFQQAVKRWKHRHQIRHRQVNSEENNSLDCYDDCMLEVLKLSSVEMEQDISNGTFIYLSDELRIGWLKEWKDKYGNK, via the coding sequence ATGAGTAGAAAATTTCAGGATCAAACTGCGGCAGATAAAAAAGAGATCGGATTTCATTATCAGCACTATTATGCACTTCTTCAATTATTAAAATTAGATCCCAATGAATCATTGAGCGTTGAAGAAAAAGATGATATTGTCATAACGAGCAGTAACGAATTAAAACTGCTACAGCTAAAACATACGCTTCAAACCAAAACTGATGGTTCTGCCAAAAATTTGTCTTCAAAAGATTATTCGCTTTGGCATACGATTGACAACTGGATGAAACTGATATGCGACCCAGAGGATGGAAGGGAGGATGATTTATCCCAAACGGCTTTTATCGCTAGCACATATTTTGGATTGGTTACCAACAAATCTAAAAGTGACGAAAACGTGTTTTTAACCAACCTTGATGCACTGAGAGAAGGAACTATAGATATTGGGCAGTTCAAAGAAAATTTGCGAATATTAATTCAGCCTAAAAAAATTTCAAAAAAGAAAAAAGGCGATGATGAATCCCCCGCGGAACCTGTTTTAAACAAATCTGTAAGTGATTTTCTAGAGTTTAAACATTTAGAGCAATTCCTCGGTAGAATTAATGTTACCCTAAATGAAGACGATCTGATCGGTCAGATTCAAGAATATCTAAAAATAAATTTGGCTGTCGATAATTATGAAGATGCCTACTTTGAAATTGAGGGAAGATTGAGAACGATTAATTACCTGACAATTAAGGATAATGAAAAGGTTGTATACAGCAAGGAAGATTTTTCAAAGAAAATTCTGCAGCCTGTTTTGGATAAGGTTCGAAATTCGAAATTTTATAAAACCACTCATGAACGGGTGTTAAATCCAAAATTGGAAGATAAAATATTTGCTAAGCAGCTTCTTGATCTAAATGTGAATTTGGAGGATGTTATTGAATATAACCATTATATGCAAATATGTCTGGCAAACTTAAAAAAATGGGAAGAGCGGGATAATATAATTTTGCCTGAGGAACGGGAGCTTTACTTTCAGCAAGCGGTTAAGAGATGGAAACATCGACATCAGATTAGACATAGACAGGTAAATAGTGAAGAGAATAATTCGCTTGACTGTTATGATGACTGTATGCTGGAAGTGCTTAAATTAAGTTCCGTCGAAATGGAACAGGATATTTCAAATGGAACATTTATCTATTTAAGCGATGAGTTAAGAATAGGATGGCTAAAAGAGTGGAAAGACAAATATGGCAACAAATAA
- a CDS encoding DNA-binding protein, with the protein MTKKERKLSFVMRVEQLIEAVLLRLQAIDSKISQGKVLRPEYYRNEDLKKMFGLSNNTIIKYRQTGILPYTKLGDIFLYDSGKIDKILRSNES; encoded by the coding sequence ATGACAAAAAAAGAAAGAAAGCTCTCTTTTGTTATGAGAGTAGAACAATTAATAGAGGCTGTACTTTTAAGACTGCAAGCAATTGATTCAAAAATCAGCCAGGGGAAAGTTTTGAGGCCTGAATATTACAGAAATGAGGATCTAAAAAAGATGTTTGGACTGTCCAATAATACCATTATAAAGTATAGGCAGACCGGAATTTTGCCCTACACTAAGTTGGGAGATATTTTTTTGTATGACAGTGGAAAGATCGATAAAATACTCAGAAGCAACGAATCATAA
- a CDS encoding HNH endonuclease domain-containing protein — translation MNKLASVFANTSATYKFYWFLAILELVEQDHTYIPKRMLFARMISSSWYTVNYFHVSFGKQDLIQESVMAILRIEGLRVNENKNVINTVLENTPSLETIKILNHFDKNVPHWFISSWFPGNRNNIYSLSQDFEHGCIYRLEKDAIEINPLWISYLKSNSKILRDFCYWNLSLFLQKRNPNVPDISNKISRALSRNSLMKQTNEYWKLVFAELGAVECIFTNKRLVFQEKKFALDHFIPHAFVSHDLIWNLIPIDKIFNSSKGDKLPLIEKHFDDFFNLQKLAYEIVKSHNAKNKYLEDYLTIFPDLQQDTGLDYLRYKQAVQPLVTIAGNNGFLYMKD, via the coding sequence GTGAACAAATTGGCATCGGTATTTGCCAATACTTCTGCCACCTATAAATTTTACTGGTTCCTGGCTATTCTGGAACTGGTAGAACAAGATCATACCTATATTCCTAAGCGCATGCTTTTTGCGAGAATGATCAGCAGCTCCTGGTATACGGTAAATTACTTTCATGTTTCTTTTGGAAAACAGGATCTTATCCAGGAATCTGTTATGGCAATTTTAAGAATAGAAGGTCTCAGGGTAAATGAAAATAAAAATGTAATCAATACCGTTTTAGAAAACACCCCCAGCCTTGAAACAATAAAAATATTAAATCATTTTGATAAAAATGTACCCCACTGGTTTATCTCGTCCTGGTTTCCGGGAAATCGCAATAACATTTATTCCCTTTCTCAGGATTTTGAGCACGGATGCATCTACCGTTTAGAAAAAGATGCTATAGAGATAAATCCCCTCTGGATTTCTTATCTGAAATCAAATTCAAAAATACTTAGAGACTTCTGTTATTGGAATTTGTCACTTTTTCTTCAAAAAAGAAACCCTAATGTTCCGGATATTTCAAATAAAATAAGCAGGGCTTTATCCAGAAACTCTTTAATGAAGCAAACCAATGAGTATTGGAAGCTGGTCTTTGCTGAATTGGGAGCAGTAGAATGTATTTTTACAAATAAAAGACTGGTTTTTCAGGAGAAGAAATTTGCTTTAGACCATTTCATTCCTCATGCGTTTGTTTCTCATGATTTAATTTGGAACTTAATCCCAATTGATAAAATTTTTAATTCTTCCAAAGGTGATAAGCTTCCCTTGATCGAAAAACATTTTGATGATTTTTTTAATCTCCAAAAGCTAGCCTATGAAATAGTGAAAAGCCACAACGCAAAGAATAAATATTTGGAAGATTATCTTACCATTTTTCCTGATTTGCAACAGGATACAGGGCTTGATTATCTGCGGTACAAACAGGCTGTTCAGCCTCTTGTTACCATTGCCGGTAATAACGGGTTTTTATATATGAAGGATTAG